In Microscilla marina ATCC 23134, the genomic window TAGCAAATAGCCCCACACTTGTACCTGCCAGGTATTGGGTAATATTGTTAGCCAACGGTAAAATACTGACCCACCTTATCGAAGGACCATTCCCTGTACCATCTGTATTTTCTTCCAGGTTGCCACCAATAGCCACCCAACTGGTACCACCATCAATGCTGCGATACAGGCTTTGAATGTTGTAATTAGAAAACACCACTATCAATTCTTGGGCGTTTAAGGGGTTGGTGGCTATGCAGTTGATGTAGCCCGCAGGGAAGTTGCTACCTGTAAGCTCGGTACGTTGTCGTTGGTTGTTGCTGGCGTTGGTCATTTTATACAACTTTCCAGTGGCAGTACCATAATAAAGGGTGTTTTTATTGACCTCTGACAAACTCAAAGCAGTGATGTAATCATCAGGGTTGGGCAAACGGTCTATGTTTTGCCAATTGGTAGAAGGCGGATCATTACTGCCTAGTGTGATCTCAGCAGTATTGCCATTGTACCACAAGGTATCAGCTGCTGGCAAATACATTTCAAACTGGTTGTTGGGGCTTATAATGAAAGGGTTGATAAATGCATAACCCCTCCCTGCCGAAGGATCTATTCGGGCAAAACCCTGATACTCCCCCTGGTTGTTATAAGCCAAACGATAGATTTGCCCATTTTGTGCCGACACATACACCGATTGAGCACCTACTGCACAATAAGAGCCATCGCCCCCCAGCAATGCTGTCCAGGGGGTGGTTACATCTGTTGTATTGGTATTATAACTGCCATTGTCTTGCATACCGCCTACAATGTACTCTGCCTGAGGGTCTATGGCTACCGAATAAAACTGAGTAGTAAAGTACCCTTGGTTAAAACTTATCCATTCTACTGCATTTGCTATGTTGTTGTTGGTGAGGTAAACACCCCCATCGGTAGCCGATAGCATTTTGTTAGGGTTAGAGGGGTAAAATACCACCTTGTGTACGTCGGGATGGTGCCCAGGATAAAAACCAAATCCTCCACTTGGGTCATAGCCACCTATCCAGCTGGCAGCGGGTGTAGTAAACCCGTTTGTTGAACGATAAAGGTTGGTACCACCAATAAACATTATATTGGAGTTGTCTGGTTTAATATCAATGAGCATATTAAACGATTCTTGTGAGTTATAATCGCCCTGATTGCCTCCTAAGCGGGGAACATTGCCCGACAGATTTGTCCATTGCCCACCCAGCCCCGAGCCATCGCCTGCCAGGTAAGTATACTTCCATAAACTATAAGGGAACCCTTGAGTAGGCGTGTTGCTCAAAAAATAGACAGTGTTTTCGTCAGTAGGCGAAATAGCCATCACGGTGCGGTCGTGTATAGTTGGAAAACCCACTGGAGTAATGTTGACCCAGTTAGAGCCATCTGTCGAACGATAAAAACCACTGACAGTACCTACCGGGCTTCCCAAAGAAGTATTGCTTAAGGCCGCAAACACGACTCCTTTAGGCGATACAGCCACATCGGTATACCTTGCCACAAAGTTGGTGTCATACCCTAGTGTTTTGGTCCAGCTATTGCCTCCATCGGTAGACTTGGCAATGGTACCAAAAACCGCCGCGTATACTTCATCCTGGGTGGTGTTAGATGTGTCGATGCCCAGGTTCCATACATATTCAAAGGCATTGTCGTATACCTGTGGGGTGAGGTTGGTGGTAGCGGCAAGTGGGTTCCAGCTATTGCCTCCATCGGTGGACTTAAAAATACCGTTGCCTCTGTACAAGGCACCTCCTCCTCCGGCGGCTGTGTTGCCCCTGAGTTCGCCCGTACCATAATACCAGGTATTGGTTTTGCCAGCACGGGTATCTTGTACTATCGCAGTGACACTTTGCACCTCTGTTTCGCCATTGGTTTTGCGCCAACT contains:
- a CDS encoding WD40/YVTN/BNR-like repeat-containing protein yields the protein MTQNLKLWLVWTIITCSTIFLLKDFALKKDLPKIITKKTPSRLDLPTIGAVNDIKENLKGRYAYELARLADPRTQQVPANIRHKELRFAQSISQNTVRQRTTEQQWVQRGPFNIGGRTRALAIDVSNESVIIAGGTSGGMWRSENSGASWRKTNGETEVQSVTAIVQDTRAGKTNTWYYGTGELRGNTAAGGGGALYRGNGIFKSTDGGNSWNPLAATTNLTPQVYDNAFEYVWNLGIDTSNTTQDEVYAAVFGTIAKSTDGGNSWTKTLGYDTNFVARYTDVAVSPKGVVFAALSNTSLGSPVGTVSGFYRSTDGSNWVNITPVGFPTIHDRTVMAISPTDENTVYFLSNTPTQGFPYSLWKYTYLAGDGSGLGGQWTNLSGNVPRLGGNQGDYNSQESFNMLIDIKPDNSNIMFIGGTNLYRSTNGFTTPAASWIGGYDPSGGFGFYPGHHPDVHKVVFYPSNPNKMLSATDGGVYLTNNNIANAVEWISFNQGYFTTQFYSVAIDPQAEYIVGGMQDNGSYNTNTTDVTTPWTALLGGDGSYCAVGAQSVYVSAQNGQIYRLAYNNQGEYQGFARIDPSAGRGYAFINPFIISPNNQFEMYLPAADTLWYNGNTAEITLGSNDPPSTNWQNIDRLPNPDDYITALSLSEVNKNTLYYGTATGKLYKMTNASNNQRQRTELTGSNFPAGYINCIATNPLNAQELIVVFSNYNIQSLYRSIDGGTSWVAIGGNLEENTDGTGNGPSIRWVSILPLANNITQYLAGTSVGLFATDNINGAAITWEQQGKTTIGNAVVNMIQARLQDGLAVVATHGRGIFSTRYANPYGVASTDGFALEQNFPNPFRTLTTIGYRLDNESKVTLTVFDQQGKKINVLVDAVQSAGNQTVVWNGETGRNRPVVNGVYFYELKVNGKKRTKRMFLVK